The Stappia sp. genome window below encodes:
- a CDS encoding glycosyltransferase yields MTFSAFIHVQHLLGTGHLMRAAAIGRALARRGVAVTLATGNTPPPLADLDGLDVVTLPPVRARDARFKSFVTPEGTEIDATWKAHRRDATLAAFAARDVDLLLTETWPFGRRPFAFEMEPLVAAARARVRRPLIASSVRDILVRKQELWKEEEMAARAEAAFDRVLVHSDPAFIRLADSFPFTDRIADRLRYTGFVETGGARPPAPAGDGEDEVVVSCGGGAVGAHLLEAVFDARALSRRAGDCRWRLLAGHDIDAETFARLQARAGEGLIAERARPDFPALLARARLSVSQAGYNTVLDVLRAGVPAVFVPFAQIKETEQQQRAEALARHGRAVVTAEATLTPEALAASVDDALALPRRHVSVEVGGADRAADILLADLEARAR; encoded by the coding sequence ATGACGTTCTCCGCCTTCATCCACGTGCAGCATCTTCTCGGCACCGGCCACCTGATGCGCGCCGCCGCCATCGGCCGCGCGCTCGCCCGGCGCGGCGTTGCGGTGACGCTTGCGACCGGCAACACGCCGCCGCCGCTCGCCGATCTCGACGGACTCGACGTCGTTACTTTGCCGCCGGTGCGCGCGCGCGATGCCCGCTTCAAGTCCTTTGTGACGCCGGAGGGGACGGAGATCGACGCGACCTGGAAGGCGCATCGGCGCGATGCGACGCTGGCCGCCTTCGCCGCGCGCGACGTCGATCTGCTGCTCACCGAGACCTGGCCCTTCGGCCGGCGGCCCTTCGCCTTCGAGATGGAGCCGCTCGTCGCCGCCGCGCGGGCACGGGTCCGCCGCCCCCTGATCGCCAGTTCCGTGCGCGACATTCTCGTGCGCAAGCAGGAGCTCTGGAAGGAAGAGGAAATGGCGGCACGCGCCGAGGCCGCCTTCGACCGGGTGCTCGTCCACTCCGACCCGGCCTTCATCCGCCTGGCGGACAGTTTCCCCTTCACCGACCGGATCGCCGACCGCCTGCGTTACACCGGATTCGTCGAGACGGGTGGCGCGCGCCCGCCGGCGCCCGCCGGCGACGGGGAGGACGAGGTGGTGGTCTCCTGCGGCGGCGGCGCGGTCGGCGCGCATCTGCTGGAGGCGGTGTTCGACGCGCGCGCCCTGTCGCGCCGCGCCGGAGACTGCCGCTGGCGGCTGCTCGCCGGACACGACATCGACGCGGAGACCTTCGCCCGGCTGCAGGCGCGCGCCGGCGAGGGCCTGATCGCGGAACGCGCGCGGCCTGACTTCCCCGCGCTGCTCGCCCGCGCGCGGCTCTCCGTCAGCCAGGCCGGCTACAACACCGTGCTCGACGTGCTGCGCGCGGGCGTGCCGGCCGTTTTCGTGCCCTTCGCGCAGATCAAGGAAACCGAGCAGCAGCAGCGCGCCGAGGCACTGGCCCGCCACGGCCGCGCCGTCGTCACGGCGGAAGCGACCCTCACGCCGGAAGCCCTTGCCGCTTCGGTCGACGACGCGCTCGCCCTGCCCCGGCGCCATGTCTCGGTCGAGGTCGGCGGCGCGGACCGGGCGGCCGACATCCTGCTCGCCGATCTGGAGGCGCGCGCGCGATGA
- a CDS encoding ABC transporter permease, with the protein MAFYILRRVLTMIPTLLVISLLTFVIIELPAGDYISNQIAALKTAGESASIAKLEFMRAEFALDRPFWERYLIWVGLWPGPHGFDGLLQGNWGWSFEYDRSVAEVVGPTLPLTIVLNFATILFVYVVSFPIGIYSATRQYSWGDYGFTFVGYIGLATPNFLLGLILLYLGNRWFGLSVGGLMAPEYVGEPWSVDKALSILAHLIVPTIVIGTAGTAAMIRRLRANLLDELHKQYVTTARAKGMSEARLLLKYPLRMALNPFIADIGNLIPSLVSGSVIVSVVLNLPTVGPVLLNALQSQDQFLSGFILLFVAILTLIGMLVSDLLLAVLDPRIRLGGKAAS; encoded by the coding sequence ATGGCCTTTTACATCCTGCGCCGGGTGCTGACGATGATCCCGACGCTGCTGGTGATCAGCCTGCTGACCTTCGTGATCATCGAGCTCCCGGCGGGCGACTACATCTCCAACCAGATCGCGGCGTTGAAGACGGCCGGCGAAAGCGCCTCGATCGCCAAGCTGGAGTTCATGCGCGCCGAGTTCGCGCTCGATCGCCCGTTCTGGGAGCGGTATCTGATCTGGGTGGGGCTGTGGCCGGGCCCGCACGGCTTCGACGGCCTGTTGCAGGGCAATTGGGGCTGGTCGTTCGAATATGACCGGTCGGTGGCGGAGGTGGTCGGGCCGACCCTGCCGCTGACCATCGTGCTGAACTTCGCGACGATCCTCTTCGTCTATGTCGTCTCCTTCCCGATCGGCATCTACAGCGCGACGCGCCAGTACTCCTGGGGCGACTATGGCTTCACCTTCGTCGGCTACATCGGCCTTGCGACGCCCAACTTCCTCTTGGGCCTCATTCTGCTGTATCTAGGCAATCGCTGGTTCGGCCTGTCGGTCGGCGGCCTGATGGCGCCGGAATACGTCGGCGAACCGTGGAGCGTCGACAAGGCGCTGTCGATCCTGGCGCATCTGATCGTGCCCACCATCGTGATCGGAACGGCCGGCACGGCGGCGATGATCCGCCGGCTGCGCGCCAATCTGCTCGACGAGTTGCACAAGCAATATGTGACGACGGCACGCGCCAAGGGCATGAGCGAGGCGCGGCTTCTGCTCAAGTATCCCTTGCGCATGGCGCTCAATCCCTTCATCGCCGACATCGGCAATCTGATCCCGTCGCTGGTGTCCGGCTCGGTCATCGTGTCGGTGGTGCTGAACCTGCCGACCGTCGGGCCGGTGCTGCTCAACGCGCTTCAGTCCCAGGACCAGTTCCTGTCCGGCTTCATCCTGCTGTTCGTGGCGATCCTGACGCTGATCGGCATGCTCGTCTCCGACCTGTTGCTGGCGGTGCTGGATCCGCGCATTCGCCTGGGCGGAAAGGCGGCGTCATGA
- a CDS encoding ABC transporter permease, whose translation MSVREDDRVSGTDHYVNPEPFNPTVAEELTPEQERFYQASQWTIMWWKFRRHKLAVWSGAILILFYLLVPFAEIVAPYTANDRSNDHLYAPPQTLHLFHDGEFVGPFVYGLEASVDLETVRWVFTENRDDVQPLRFFCSGSPYMFWGLFEARFRLVCAAEGGTLFLLGTDRLGRDLFSGLVYGARLSLTVGLVGVTISIVLGLFFGGLAGFFGGYIDSAVQRMIEILRSLPELPLWMALSAALPVTWSPGWIYLGITVILGLLDWPGLARAVRSKLLALREEEYARAATLMGARPGRVIRKHLLPGFTSHIIASASLSIPAMILGETALSYLNLGLRRPAVSWGVLLNEAQDISVVVVYPWLMAPVVPIVIVVLAFNFLGDGLRDAADPYK comes from the coding sequence ATGAGCGTGCGCGAGGACGACCGCGTGTCCGGAACCGATCACTACGTTAATCCCGAGCCCTTCAATCCGACGGTGGCGGAAGAGCTGACGCCGGAGCAGGAGCGCTTCTATCAGGCGTCGCAGTGGACGATCATGTGGTGGAAGTTTCGCCGCCACAAGCTCGCCGTCTGGTCCGGCGCGATCCTGATCCTGTTCTATCTGCTGGTGCCCTTCGCCGAGATCGTCGCGCCCTATACCGCGAACGATCGCTCCAACGATCATCTTTACGCCCCGCCGCAGACATTGCACCTCTTTCACGACGGCGAGTTCGTCGGGCCCTTCGTCTACGGGCTGGAGGCGAGCGTCGACCTGGAGACGGTGCGCTGGGTCTTCACCGAGAACCGCGACGACGTGCAGCCCCTTCGCTTCTTCTGTTCCGGCTCGCCCTACATGTTCTGGGGGCTGTTCGAGGCCCGGTTCCGTCTGGTCTGCGCGGCGGAGGGCGGCACGCTCTTTCTGCTTGGAACGGACCGGCTGGGGCGCGATCTCTTCTCCGGTCTCGTCTACGGGGCGCGCCTGTCGCTGACCGTCGGTCTCGTCGGCGTGACCATCTCCATCGTGCTCGGCCTGTTCTTCGGCGGGCTCGCCGGCTTCTTCGGCGGCTATATCGACAGCGCGGTGCAGCGCATGATCGAGATCCTGCGCTCGCTGCCCGAACTGCCCCTGTGGATGGCGCTTTCCGCCGCTCTGCCCGTCACCTGGTCGCCGGGCTGGATCTATCTCGGCATCACCGTGATTCTCGGGCTTCTCGACTGGCCCGGGCTCGCGCGGGCCGTGCGCTCCAAGCTGCTGGCGCTGCGCGAGGAGGAATACGCGCGCGCGGCGACACTGATGGGCGCCAGGCCCGGCCGCGTGATCCGCAAGCACCTGCTGCCGGGCTTCACCAGCCACATCATCGCCTCCGCGTCCCTGTCGATCCCGGCGATGATCCTCGGCGAGACGGCGCTCTCCTACCTCAATCTGGGCCTGCGCCGGCCGGCCGTGTCCTGGGGCGTGTTGCTCAACGAGGCGCAGGACATCTCCGTTGTGGTGGTCTATCCGTGGCTGATGGCCCCTGTCGTGCCGATCGTCATCGTGGTGCTCGCCTTCAATTTCCTGGGCGACGGTTTGCGCGACGCCGCCGACCCGTATAAGTGA
- a CDS encoding glycosyltransferase, whose product MTNTSPKVLIYSHDSFGLGHLRRCRAIAHALARRFPDLSVLILSGSPIIGSFEFRSRVDFVRIPGVIKLRNGEYTPLSLSLNIEHILAIRSSIIEHTAQVFDPDILIVDKEPLGLRGEILGTLEMLKARGKARLVLGLRDVMDDPAFLREEWTRKNVDPALEELYDEIWIYGPPDLHDPLAGMNLPATVHAKALNTGYLRRNVPADARITEPLPFDDEPFILVTPGGGGDGVEMVDWVMRAYEARTRPLFPALIVLGPFMPASATADFMARAEQLRDVHILRFLPTIEPYMAAAKAIVGMGGYNTFCEILSFDKPTLLVPRVVPRREQSIRATRAEVIGLLKVLPIDDYPDVDKMIEALAELPQTPPPSAAGIDNLLGGLEVIGDRVESILTGDSASVAPRAAAGGD is encoded by the coding sequence ATGACGAACACATCCCCGAAAGTTCTCATCTACAGTCATGATTCCTTCGGCCTCGGGCACCTGCGGCGGTGCCGGGCGATCGCGCATGCGCTGGCGCGCCGGTTTCCCGACCTCTCCGTCCTGATCCTGTCCGGCTCGCCGATCATCGGCAGCTTCGAGTTCCGGTCGCGGGTCGACTTCGTGCGCATCCCCGGCGTCATCAAGCTGCGCAACGGCGAGTACACGCCGCTGTCGCTGTCGCTCAACATCGAGCACATTCTCGCGATCCGCTCCTCGATCATCGAGCACACGGCGCAGGTCTTCGATCCCGACATCCTGATCGTCGACAAGGAACCGCTGGGACTGCGCGGCGAGATCCTCGGCACGCTGGAAATGCTCAAGGCGCGCGGCAAGGCGCGTCTCGTGCTGGGCCTGCGCGACGTGATGGACGATCCCGCCTTCCTGCGCGAGGAATGGACACGCAAGAATGTCGATCCGGCGCTCGAGGAGCTTTACGACGAGATCTGGATCTACGGCCCGCCCGACCTGCACGACCCGCTCGCCGGCATGAACCTGCCTGCCACCGTGCACGCCAAGGCGCTCAACACCGGTTATCTGCGCCGCAACGTTCCGGCGGACGCGCGCATCACCGAGCCGCTGCCCTTCGACGACGAGCCCTTCATCCTGGTGACGCCCGGCGGCGGCGGCGACGGCGTGGAGATGGTCGACTGGGTGATGCGGGCCTATGAGGCGCGCACGCGCCCGCTCTTCCCGGCGCTCATCGTGCTCGGCCCCTTCATGCCGGCCTCGGCGACGGCGGATTTCATGGCCCGCGCGGAGCAGCTGCGCGACGTGCATATCCTGCGCTTCCTGCCGACCATCGAACCCTACATGGCGGCGGCCAAGGCGATCGTCGGCATGGGCGGCTACAACACCTTCTGCGAGATCCTGTCCTTCGACAAGCCGACCCTGCTGGTGCCCCGCGTCGTCCCGCGCCGCGAGCAGTCGATCCGCGCGACCCGCGCCGAGGTCATCGGGCTCCTGAAGGTCCTTCCGATCGACGACTATCCGGACGTCGACAAGATGATCGAGGCGCTCGCCGAACTGCCGCAGACCCCGCCGCCCTCGGCGGCCGGCATCGACAATCTGCTCGGCGGCCTCGAGGTGATCGGCGACCGGGTGGAAAGCATTCTCACGGGCGACAGCGCGTCGGTCGCACCGCGCGCGGCCGCCGGCGGCGACTGA
- a CDS encoding glycosyltransferase family 4 protein gives MSRLAVVVKGYPRLSETFIAQEILGMQKRGIAQLIVALRKPYDPFIHEVHRKITADVLYLPEYLKDDPARVRAARRWAERQPTYKAARALFEADFAREPNANRQRRWGQACVFAHELPEDVSWIHTHYLHTPCSVARYAAHLSGREWSFSAHAKDIWTSPEWDLRVKLGDAAWGVSCTRLNVAHLKGLTDDPDKIELVYHGLDFSPFPRPDRGAMRGDGGAGGPVRLLSVGRAVEKKGYDDLLAALARLPRDLDWTFEHIGGGEQSEKLKALAAGAGLSERVVWHGARPREDVIAAATRSDLFVLASKVAKSGDRDGLPNVLMEAQAMGLACVASEVSAIPELIRHDETGVLVPPADPAALARALDRLIRDPDARLRMGQAAAEDVRARFSAEPGLDRLAARFRDVL, from the coding sequence ATGTCCCGCCTCGCCGTCGTCGTCAAAGGCTATCCGCGCCTGTCCGAAACCTTCATCGCGCAGGAAATTCTGGGCATGCAGAAGCGCGGGATCGCGCAGCTCATCGTGGCGCTGCGCAAGCCCTACGATCCCTTCATCCACGAGGTGCACCGCAAGATCACGGCCGACGTGCTCTATCTGCCGGAATACCTGAAGGACGATCCGGCGCGCGTGCGCGCGGCGCGCCGCTGGGCCGAACGGCAGCCGACCTACAAGGCCGCGCGCGCCCTCTTCGAGGCCGATTTCGCGCGCGAGCCCAACGCCAACCGGCAGCGGCGCTGGGGCCAGGCCTGCGTTTTCGCCCATGAACTGCCCGAAGACGTCAGCTGGATCCACACCCATTACCTGCACACCCCCTGCTCGGTCGCGCGCTACGCGGCGCATCTTTCGGGGCGCGAATGGTCGTTTTCCGCCCATGCCAAGGACATCTGGACGAGCCCGGAGTGGGATCTGCGGGTGAAACTCGGCGACGCGGCCTGGGGCGTGAGCTGTACGCGGCTCAATGTGGCGCATCTGAAGGGATTGACCGACGATCCGGACAAGATCGAGCTGGTCTACCACGGGCTCGACTTCTCGCCCTTCCCCCGCCCGGACCGCGGCGCGATGCGCGGCGACGGCGGCGCCGGCGGTCCCGTCCGCCTGCTGTCGGTCGGGCGCGCGGTGGAGAAAAAGGGCTACGACGATCTGCTCGCCGCGCTTGCCCGCCTGCCGCGCGATCTCGACTGGACCTTCGAGCACATCGGCGGCGGCGAACAGTCGGAGAAGCTTAAAGCGCTGGCCGCCGGGGCGGGCCTGTCGGAGCGTGTCGTCTGGCACGGTGCGCGCCCGCGCGAGGACGTCATCGCCGCAGCCACGCGGTCCGACCTCTTCGTGCTCGCCTCCAAGGTCGCCAAATCGGGCGACCGCGACGGCCTGCCGAACGTGCTGATGGAGGCGCAGGCGATGGGGCTTGCCTGTGTCGCGAGCGAGGTGTCGGCCATTCCCGAACTGATCCGGCACGACGAGACCGGCGTGCTGGTGCCACCGGCCGATCCGGCCGCCCTGGCGCGGGCGCTGGACCGCCTGATCCGCGATCCCGATGCCCGTTTGCGGATGGGACAGGCGGCGGCCGAGGACGTGCGCGCCCGCTTTTCCGCCGAGCCGGGCCTCGACAGGCTGGCCGCGCGTTTCCGCGACGTGCTGTAA
- a CDS encoding glycosyltransferase family 4 protein, which yields MQIAFTAPMKPLDDPVPSGDRTMGRLIVRALQERGHRVETASRFRAWRRDGGLAQQQDLERAARADAERIAQDWRRRGQVPDLFLTYHLYHKAPDWIGPALADAFDLPYVVVEASRAPKRRTGPWAHGFAAADAALARADMVVALHRADLQCLTPAVAPERLAVCPPFLDATPFFEAARVPRAKGEPVRLLAVGMMRDGDKAASYRLLAEALDRLGDRDWTLTIVGDGPARAGIEPLFPPARTTFAGALPGEAMPALYARHDVLVWPAIREAFGFAFLEAQASGLAVVGGDAFGVPDVVADGETGLLSREGDAAGFTANLRRLITDAALLDRLSSAARPYIARRHALNAGAERLDTLLDAALRNHGGQATDPPS from the coding sequence ATGCAGATCGCCTTCACCGCCCCCATGAAGCCGCTCGACGATCCCGTGCCCTCCGGCGACCGGACCATGGGACGGCTCATCGTGCGCGCCCTGCAAGAGCGCGGGCACAGGGTGGAGACCGCGAGCCGCTTTCGCGCGTGGCGGCGCGACGGCGGCCTCGCGCAGCAACAGGATCTGGAACGCGCGGCGCGCGCCGACGCCGAGCGCATCGCGCAGGACTGGCGCCGCCGGGGCCAAGTGCCGGACCTCTTTCTGACCTATCACCTCTATCACAAGGCCCCGGACTGGATCGGCCCGGCGCTCGCCGACGCCTTCGACCTGCCGTATGTCGTCGTGGAAGCGAGCCGCGCCCCCAAGCGACGGACGGGGCCATGGGCCCATGGCTTCGCCGCCGCCGATGCAGCGCTGGCCCGCGCCGACATGGTCGTCGCGCTCCATCGCGCCGATCTGCAGTGTCTCACGCCCGCTGTCGCGCCGGAGCGGCTGGCCGTGTGCCCGCCGTTTCTCGACGCGACACCGTTCTTCGAGGCGGCCCGGGTGCCGCGCGCTAAGGGAGAGCCCGTCCGCCTGCTGGCCGTCGGCATGATGCGCGACGGCGACAAGGCCGCCTCCTATCGCCTGCTCGCCGAGGCCCTGGACAGGCTCGGCGACCGCGACTGGACGCTGACCATCGTCGGCGACGGCCCGGCCCGCGCCGGGATCGAACCGCTCTTTCCGCCCGCGCGCACCACCTTCGCCGGCGCCCTGCCGGGCGAGGCCATGCCCGCGCTCTACGCCCGCCACGACGTGCTGGTCTGGCCGGCGATCCGCGAGGCCTTCGGCTTCGCCTTTCTGGAGGCCCAGGCAAGCGGGCTGGCGGTCGTCGGCGGCGATGCCTTCGGCGTGCCGGATGTGGTCGCGGACGGCGAGACCGGACTGCTGTCGCGCGAGGGCGATGCGGCCGGCTTTACCGCCAACCTGCGCCGTCTGATCACCGACGCCGCCCTCCTGGACCGCTTGAGCTCGGCCGCGCGGCCCTATATCGCCCGCCGGCATGCGCTCAATGCCGGGGCGGAACGGCTCGACACACTGCTCGACGCAGCCTTGCGGAACCACGGCGGGCAGGCTACCGATCCGCCGTCATGA
- a CDS encoding polysaccharide deacetylase family protein — MSGFHEFRAFRDTLVRHLDWFAARDLSVPVWWRDDDAIEPTPALDRLIAIANRHGIEVALAAIPAGATAELAARIAGEGFVSILQHGVEHRNHQDKGRGEKAAEFGARRDPDAAIAGIARSRARLAELFGDRFVPVFVPPWNRIAPRIAARLPEAGLVATSAFTQFHPRALPFVQTHVDMIKWKKGAGFIGWHAAELRIDYHLARRRTNADDPLGLLSHHLAQDDASFDFLDRTFEILKSHPGARFTRIADLVRGSGQT; from the coding sequence ATGAGCGGCTTCCATGAGTTCCGCGCGTTTCGCGACACGCTCGTCCGGCATCTCGACTGGTTCGCCGCCCGCGATCTCAGCGTGCCCGTGTGGTGGCGCGACGACGACGCCATCGAACCGACGCCGGCGCTCGACCGGCTGATCGCCATCGCCAACCGCCACGGGATCGAGGTGGCGCTGGCCGCGATCCCGGCGGGGGCGACGGCAGAGCTTGCCGCGCGGATCGCCGGCGAAGGCTTCGTCAGCATCCTCCAGCATGGCGTGGAGCATCGCAACCATCAGGACAAGGGACGCGGCGAGAAGGCGGCGGAGTTCGGGGCGCGGCGCGATCCCGATGCGGCGATTGCGGGGATCGCCCGGAGCCGAGCGCGGCTGGCGGAGCTCTTCGGCGACCGTTTCGTGCCCGTCTTCGTGCCGCCGTGGAACCGCATCGCGCCGCGCATCGCTGCGCGCCTGCCGGAGGCCGGCCTTGTCGCGACCTCCGCCTTCACGCAGTTTCACCCGCGCGCGCTGCCCTTCGTGCAGACGCATGTCGACATGATCAAATGGAAGAAGGGCGCGGGCTTCATCGGCTGGCACGCGGCCGAACTGCGCATCGACTATCACCTCGCCCGCCGGCGCACCAATGCCGACGACCCGCTCGGTCTCCTGTCGCATCATCTGGCGCAGGACGATGCGTCCTTCGACTTTCTGGACCGCACCTTCGAGATCCTGAAGAGCCATCCCGGCGCGCGCTTCACGCGGATCGCGGATCTTGTCCGTGGATCGGGACAAACGTAG
- a CDS encoding class I SAM-dependent methyltransferase, with the protein MAKNASTANGWDEEYRRGRWSFLRDLSESGRYGIIGMWLSLNGALDKVLDIGCGEGLLYERLQPMGIGHYVGVDLAPAALGIADVDPEIAALRAGDLHTFTPDKGETFSAIVFNEVLHFSDDPAAAVTRYLPFLAPGGVIAVSMYSPKRLESGANRLIARLWEATDGPDWEVLDDYRLTSDKKSVTWRLRLIRPAGAVTQDA; encoded by the coding sequence ATGGCCAAGAACGCATCGACCGCCAACGGCTGGGACGAGGAATACCGGCGCGGGCGCTGGTCCTTCCTGCGTGACCTCTCCGAAAGCGGGCGATACGGCATCATCGGCATGTGGCTGTCCTTGAACGGCGCGCTCGACAAGGTGCTCGACATCGGATGCGGCGAGGGGCTGCTCTACGAGCGGCTTCAGCCGATGGGGATCGGGCATTACGTCGGCGTCGATCTGGCGCCGGCCGCACTCGGCATCGCCGATGTCGACCCCGAGATCGCCGCGCTCAGGGCCGGCGATCTGCACACCTTCACGCCGGACAAGGGCGAGACGTTCTCCGCCATCGTCTTCAACGAGGTGCTGCATTTCTCCGACGATCCGGCCGCCGCCGTCACGCGCTACCTGCCGTTCCTGGCGCCCGGCGGCGTGATCGCGGTCTCGATGTATTCGCCCAAGCGTCTGGAATCGGGCGCGAACCGCCTGATCGCCCGGCTGTGGGAGGCGACCGACGGTCCCGACTGGGAGGTGCTCGACGACTATCGGCTGACGTCGGACAAGAAGAGCGTCACCTGGCGGCTGCGGCTGATCCGGCCGGCCGGCGCCGTCACGCAGGACGCCTGA